Genomic segment of Streptomyces sp. NA02950:
GGCTGGCATGCTCGATGACGGCCAGCACGTACATCCGAGCCCCGGACAGGGTGACCGTTTCGAAGAAGTCACAGGCCAGCAGGGCATCGGCCTGGGAGCGCAGAAAGTCCGCCCACGTGCTGGAGGACCGCTCTGGTGCCGGATCGACGCCGGCCTCCTGCAAGATCTCCCAGACGGTGGAAGCGGCCACCTTAACGCCCAGGACGAGCAGTTCACCGTGCAGGCGCCGATACCCCCAGCCAGGATTCTCCCGCGCCAGGCGCAGCACCAGGGCCCGCACAGAGTGCACGGTCCGAGGCCGTCCCGAGCGCCTGGGCCGCGAGGCGGCAGCATGGCGGCGGGCGAGAAGGTCGCGATGCCAGCGCAGCACCGTGTCCGGACGCACCAGCAGCCGCACCCCGCGGAGCACGTCCACGGGAAGCCGGTGCAGCAGCGCCGCCAGAAAGGCCCGGTCGCTCGGCGTGAACCGCACCCGACCCTGGCCGAGTTGGCGCTCCAGCACCACGATCTGATGGCGCAAGGCGAGTATTTCGACAGCCTTGTCTCGATCGCCCATCGGTAGCAGGCGCAGCATGGCGAACGCATTCGTCACGCCCCAGTAAGCCAGTCGCAGCAGCACAGTCGATCACCTTGCCGCCGCGAGCGCCAGCCTCGCGATAGCACCCCGCTCGGGCGACTCCGCCGGTCGACCTCCCGTACACCGCGCACACCACCTCCCACCAGGGCGGATGACATTTTCGGCAAGCGCACCGTCAGCTCGCCTGAAGCTCCTGCAGCAGCTGCTCTGCCGTTTTCCGCGCGGGGACCAGGCGGGGGTCCTCGGGATCAGCGTAGGGGCCGAGGATTTTCGCGGCGACGAACAGCGTCATCAGCTTGCCGTCCCGGCTCGCCAGATCATTGCGCCGCTCGCTGCGGACGCGGTCGGCCAGAGCCGGGACGGCGAGGGAGGCCCCCCACAGATTGGCCGCATCCAGGCCGCACGGGGCCATGCCCCAGTCCTCCCAGTCGAACACGCAGAACACCGGCGCCGTCACATTCGCCCAGTTGAGATCCGCATGGGCCGGACGCCAATCGACCACTGCCGTATCGATGCCAGGGAAGACGCTGTGGATCGTTCCCGTGACCAGTTCCTGCGTGAGGGTCTCGGTATCCGGTGTCGCGATGCGGTTCGTGTGCTGCGCGGCGAGGGCATCTAGTGAGGCATTCAGCGAAGCCCACCACTCCTCAGTCACTTTCGGGTCCTCCGCCACCACGGCGCTGCCCACTGCTGCACCCGGCAGCAGTCCGGTCTCGTCCGCCAGCCACATCACCGGCTCCACCTCGTCCCGCCACGCGACACCGGCGAGCCAGGCCGGCTTAGCGATCCCGCGCAGGGCCTCCGCGGATGCAGTGCCGTCCCCGCCCTGGACCCCGATCCGGTCGAGCTCGCGCCGCTCGATGCGCACCCACGTACCGCGGTCCGTACGTGCCCCCACAGACCGGCGCTTACGCACCACAGTCCCGTGATCCAGGCGCACCCCCAGCGACCGCTCCACACGGTCCACTACGGCTTCCACAGGCTCTTTGCGCAGATCCACCGAACGCAGCGTCATACGCCCGAACCTACCAAGTCCCAGCCCCAGCGCGCTGAGTCTGACACCGCATCGCAGGTTGACGGAAACCACGGCTTCCGCCGACGGTTCTGCGGAAGTGGCGGTGCCGGGGCGCCATTCCCGCGGACCATGAAGGACGACTGCCGATGGTCTTTGGCCGTGATCCGGCCGGTGGCTCAGTGAGCTCTTCCGACGCAGGTTGCGGCCGCTCCCCACGCTGCGGCCGCGCACCAGCGGGACGCCCTTCTGGACCGAAGATTGAAGGGGTTCGGTGGTTCCGTTATTCCTGCTGCCTGATCGGCGTGCTTCGCAGCAGTGGGAGCCATTGCGACGGAAGGGCCTTCTCGGTCCGGAAGATCTCGGCCAGCTCGACTAGTGTCAGTGAGGAGATGACGCGGCCACGTGCTGTTCGCCAGGCACGCACCAGTCGATCGAAAACATCCAGGACCCGCTGTGGGTGCACGAGGTAGAGGCGCTCCTCGGCCAGGGCACGAGCTTCCGGCATTATGGCCGGCTTGGGTGACATGAGCAGAGCGACCGAGTCACTCGGCGCGGAGATGCTCTGCTTGGTCTCGGTGGTGCGAAGATGCGACCCGGCTTGGCGTACATCATTGGGGCCGATCGAACCCTTTGGCTGAGCTTCGCTCTTTGCTTCCCAAGTGACCCATCGCGCGTCGTTGAAGATCCACACGGTGTCGGGGGCCGCTGGGTCCTCGTCGTCGTCGTTTCCGTAGCTGTCTGAAGCACCAGCGAGCTGACCGAGGGTGACAAGTGCCGCTTCGTAGGCCCGGTATTCCGTGCCCATGAGCCCTGCGCGGGTGGTGGCGACGGCCTCGTCGAATGCTGTCCCCTTCGCGAGCTGCTGTATCCCAATGCTGCGCAGGGCCGCTTCGTCCAGCTCGTCGAGCTGCGGAGCGGCTGGGGCGATGGCCTTGTCGCTGGGTGAAGCGAGATGGGACAGCCAGGACGTTCCCGTGCTCATCCGCTGGGCGCTGCGGAAGTAGTCCGCGCCGGCGGCGAGGTAGGACTCTTCACCAGTCTGCTGGGCAAGGCGCTGCGTGATGCTGAAGCCGAGGTAGCTCCAGAAGGCGGCGTAGCGGC
This window contains:
- a CDS encoding integrase core domain-containing protein; translation: MLLRLAYWGVTNAFAMLRLLPMGDRDKAVEILALRHQIVVLERQLGQGRVRFTPSDRAFLAALLHRLPVDVLRGVRLLVRPDTVLRWHRDLLARRHAAASRPRRSGRPRTVHSVRALVLRLARENPGWGYRRLHGELLVLGVKVAASTVWEILQEAGVDPAPERSSSTWADFLRSQADALLACDFFETVTLSGARMYVLAVIEHASRRIRVLGATAHPTSAWVAQAAKNLAMDLEDVGCRARYIIRDRDGKFPALFDAVLADAGIEVVLSGVRMPRMNSIMERWVQTCRRELLDRILIWNHRHLLHALREFEQFYNAHRPHQGIANARPLHPLPAPIDDPETLARLDIRRRDRLGGLLHEYQHAA